In a single window of the Drosophila albomicans strain 15112-1751.03 chromosome 3, ASM965048v2, whole genome shotgun sequence genome:
- the LOC127565728 gene encoding mediator of RNA polymerase II transcription subunit 15, with product MRLSNLLWIVALLIVWAVSTCPHPAMIGKRESPQAGGNADYDYVDGTLDEQLKRLGQYNLQSWDATSEDGGFQRVTQCDGMSSTTSCETHEATCSTTCSTTCQTPLPPSADCDRFSSNQNQANPQQSQQQQQQQQQQQQSPYSPQQQQQQQQQQQQQQQPQQQFELDDSELRGRELRKLVQHLYVAQARVQLEATEIHKAQAVASSAQAQLEDSANHVRTITATLHNAQQEVAAAAIRAQIAQLQLAAHDQLLFAARQDVDSLSSQVVGLQAAEGIVQPKLTVDLHALLDRLRQPLQHFDRPTPVPMIITPPPLSEELPHPQPQSDEATVNQKEVVKQQDQAKIANQAIYSL from the exons ATGCGCTTAAGCAATCTGCTTTGGATTG TTGCTCTGTTAATTGTTTGGGCAGTGAGCACTTGCCCGCATCCCGCAATGATCGGAAAAAGAGAATCGCCTCAAGCTGGAGGCAATGCCGATTACGACTACGTCGACGGGACGCTGGATGAGCAACTGAAGCGACTGGGACAATACAATCTACAGAGCTGGGATGCCACATCGGAAGATGGCG gCTTTCAGCGTGTCACACAATGCGATGGCATGAGTTCTACAACGAGTTGTGAAACTCATGAAGCAACTTGCAGCACTACATGCAGCACAACTTGCCAGACACCTCTGCCACCTTCAGCTGACTGCGATCGCTTTTCCTCAAATCAGAATCAAGCCAATCCACAGCaatcacaacagcagcaacagcagcagcaacagcaacagcagtcgcCATATTccccacagcaacagcagcagcaacagcagcagcaacagcagcagcaacagcctcAGCAACAATTTGAACTCGATGACTCTGAGCTGCGTGGCAGAGAGTTGCGCAAGTTGGTGCAACATTTGTATGTGGCACAGGCGCGTGTTCAACTCGAAGCCACAGAAATACACAAGGCACAAGCTGTGGCAAGCTCAGCGCAAGCACAGCTCGAGGATTCAGCGAATCATGTGCGCACCATCACAGCCACGTTGCACAATGCACAACAAgaagtggcagctgctgcaataAGAGCGCAGATCGCGCAGCTGCAACTTGCGGCACATGATCAgctgttgtttgctgctcGCCAAGATGTGGACTCGCTGTCCTCGCAAGTGGTTGGACTGCAGGCAGCCGAAGGAATTGTTCAACCCAAGCTCACAGTTGATCTTCATGCGCTGCTCGACAGGTTGCGTCAACCGCTGCAGCACTTTGATCGTCCCACGCCGGTGCCCATGATCATCACTCCACCTCCACTCAGCGAGGAGTTGCCACATCC